Proteins encoded by one window of Prosthecobacter vanneervenii:
- a CDS encoding M28 family peptidase, which produces MRLLAFLCLLSTAVFAQTEADFMTNTRQLTFEGKRSGEGYFSADGKKMIFQSEREEGNPFYQIYLMDLETGDQERISPGMGKTTCAWIHPDGKRVLFASTHTDPDSKKLQAAEYEERKNAKVRRYSWDYDEHYDIWEYTLADKSLKNLTHTRGYDAEGDYSPDGKKIVFASNRQAYETQLSKEDEERLKIDKQYFMEIYTMDADGSNVKRLTTAPGYDGGPFFSADGKRICWRRFTPKGDVAEVWTMNADGSDQKAITKLGAMSWAPYFHPSGEYLIFTTNLNGFANFELYIVDAAGKHAPVRVTTTDGFDGLPVFTPDGKKLSWTSGRGAGGASQIYIADWDHDHALTALGLKTDPQAVVSKSPEPDFSATAAEIRPEDMKQQVTYLACDALGGRLTGTEGEKLATQYVADVFQKIGLAPMGDDDTYYDNFDFTAGVALGEGNALKLNSEDLKVDVDWKPLSFSQNGEVKAAGIVFAGYGIETPDDATGSDGKKLETYSSYAHLDVKDKWVLVFRYLPEGISQERRNELSRYGSLRYKALTARQKGARGLIVVSGPNSKVVQQLAPLTFDASLATSGIAAISITDAVGDKLLSGAGKTLKELQDKLDTGDLLGGINCKGALAANIVIQQEKKKGRNVLGVLPYGDKPDPHVAPLIVCAHVDHLGSGGGSNSRAKGDEVNKIHHGADDNASGTSAVMEIAQWLADLKKQGKLKLKRDIIFAAWSGEELGLLGSNHFVEVYAKMIKGDPNAKLTGMFAACLNMDMIGRFQKSVVMQGLGSSSLWAKEIEKRNAPIGLPITTQNDAHLPTDSTSFYLRGIPTLNAFTGSHEDYHMPSDTADKIDYGHAAQIAKLMGLIARGIATADAAPDYIAMEAPKNQGVRTGLRAYLGTIPDYAQVDIKGVKLSGVSPIGPAAKAGVKAGDIIIKLGGKDIANIYDYTYVMGDLKIGKETTISVQREGKEVEMKITPGSRD; this is translated from the coding sequence ATGCGCCTGCTCGCCTTCCTTTGCCTTTTGTCCACCGCCGTCTTTGCCCAGACTGAAGCGGATTTCATGACAAACACCCGCCAGCTCACCTTTGAAGGCAAACGATCCGGCGAGGGCTACTTCTCCGCCGATGGCAAAAAGATGATCTTCCAGTCCGAGCGCGAGGAAGGGAACCCCTTCTACCAGATCTACCTCATGGATCTCGAAACCGGCGACCAGGAGCGCATCTCCCCTGGCATGGGTAAGACCACCTGCGCCTGGATTCACCCTGACGGCAAGCGTGTCCTCTTCGCCTCCACCCACACCGATCCCGACTCCAAAAAGCTCCAAGCCGCTGAGTATGAGGAGCGCAAGAACGCCAAAGTCCGCCGCTATTCCTGGGACTACGACGAGCACTATGACATCTGGGAATACACGCTGGCGGACAAGTCCCTTAAAAACCTCACCCACACCCGCGGCTACGATGCCGAGGGGGATTACTCACCGGACGGCAAAAAAATCGTCTTCGCCAGCAACCGCCAGGCCTACGAAACCCAGCTCAGCAAGGAGGACGAAGAGCGCCTCAAGATCGACAAACAGTATTTCATGGAGATCTACACCATGGATGCCGATGGCTCCAATGTGAAGCGTCTCACCACCGCCCCCGGTTACGACGGCGGCCCCTTTTTCAGCGCCGATGGCAAGCGCATCTGCTGGCGTCGCTTCACTCCGAAGGGCGATGTGGCCGAGGTCTGGACCATGAATGCCGACGGCAGTGATCAGAAAGCCATCACCAAGCTCGGCGCCATGAGCTGGGCCCCCTATTTCCATCCCAGCGGCGAATACCTCATCTTCACCACCAACCTCAACGGCTTCGCCAATTTCGAACTCTACATCGTCGATGCCGCAGGCAAGCACGCCCCCGTCCGCGTCACCACCACCGACGGCTTCGATGGCCTCCCTGTTTTCACGCCCGATGGCAAAAAACTCTCCTGGACCAGCGGCCGCGGGGCAGGGGGAGCCTCCCAGATTTACATCGCCGACTGGGACCACGACCACGCCCTCACCGCCTTGGGCCTCAAGACCGACCCTCAGGCAGTGGTCTCCAAATCTCCCGAGCCCGATTTCTCCGCCACGGCCGCTGAAATCCGTCCCGAGGACATGAAGCAGCAGGTCACCTACCTCGCCTGCGATGCCCTTGGCGGCCGACTCACAGGCACTGAAGGCGAAAAGCTCGCCACCCAGTATGTGGCCGATGTCTTCCAGAAAATCGGCCTCGCCCCCATGGGCGATGACGACACCTACTACGACAACTTCGACTTCACCGCCGGCGTCGCCCTTGGCGAAGGCAATGCCTTAAAGCTCAACAGTGAGGATTTGAAGGTTGATGTGGACTGGAAACCTCTCTCCTTCTCCCAAAACGGCGAGGTCAAAGCCGCCGGTATCGTCTTCGCCGGTTACGGCATCGAGACTCCCGACGACGCCACCGGCAGCGATGGCAAGAAGCTCGAAACCTACAGCAGCTACGCCCACCTTGACGTAAAAGACAAATGGGTCCTCGTCTTCCGCTACCTGCCCGAAGGCATCAGCCAGGAGCGCCGCAACGAGCTCAGCCGCTACGGCAGCCTGCGCTACAAAGCCCTCACCGCACGGCAGAAAGGCGCTCGCGGCCTCATCGTCGTCAGCGGCCCAAACTCCAAAGTCGTGCAGCAGCTCGCGCCTCTCACCTTTGACGCCTCCCTCGCCACCAGCGGCATCGCCGCCATCAGCATCACCGATGCCGTCGGCGACAAGCTGCTCTCTGGCGCAGGCAAGACACTGAAGGAACTGCAGGACAAGCTCGACACGGGCGACCTCCTCGGCGGCATCAACTGCAAGGGCGCTCTGGCCGCCAATATCGTCATCCAGCAGGAAAAGAAAAAAGGCCGCAATGTGCTCGGCGTCCTGCCTTATGGAGACAAGCCAGATCCCCACGTCGCGCCGCTCATCGTCTGCGCGCATGTGGACCACCTCGGCAGCGGCGGCGGTTCCAACTCCCGCGCCAAGGGCGATGAGGTGAACAAGATCCACCACGGTGCCGACGACAATGCCTCCGGCACCTCCGCCGTCATGGAAATCGCCCAGTGGCTCGCCGACCTAAAGAAACAGGGCAAGCTCAAGCTGAAGCGCGACATCATCTTCGCCGCCTGGAGCGGCGAGGAGCTCGGCCTCCTCGGTAGCAATCACTTTGTCGAGGTCTATGCCAAGATGATCAAGGGAGACCCCAATGCCAAGCTCACCGGCATGTTTGCCGCCTGCCTGAACATGGACATGATCGGTCGCTTCCAGAAGTCCGTGGTCATGCAGGGCCTCGGCAGCAGCTCCCTGTGGGCCAAGGAGATCGAAAAGCGCAACGCCCCCATCGGCTTGCCCATCACCACTCAGAACGACGCCCACCTCCCCACCGACAGCACCTCCTTCTACCTGCGTGGAATCCCCACGCTCAATGCCTTCACCGGCTCCCACGAAGACTACCACATGCCCAGCGACACCGCGGACAAGATCGACTACGGCCACGCCGCCCAGATCGCCAAGCTCATGGGCCTTATCGCCCGGGGCATCGCCACGGCGGATGCAGCCCCTGATTACATCGCCATGGAGGCCCCAAAGAACCAGGGCGTTCGCACCGGCCTCCGCGCCTACCTCGGCACCATCCCGGACTACGCGCAGGTAGACATCAAAGGAGTCAAGCTCAGCGGCGTCTCTCCCATCGGCCCCGCAGCCAAGGCTGGGGTCAAAGCCGGAGACATCATCATCAAGCTCGGTGGCAAAGACATCGCCAACATTTACGACTACACCTACGTCATGGGAGATCTCAAGATCGGCAAGGAAACCACCATCTCCGTCCAGCGCGAAGGCAAGGAAGTCGAAATGAAGATCACCCCTGGGTCGCGGGATTGA
- a CDS encoding PVC-type heme-binding CxxCH protein has protein sequence MRHLPLLAFVSLLASASAEPVSLFDGKTLNGWDGEKTKVWRVQDGVIVGGSLEGNPQNEFLTAKKVYRNFILRLEYKLEGTEGFVNGGVQFRSVRIPQPPNEMSGYQADIGAGYSGCLYDESRRKKMLMQPAKELIEKAEKPGEWNTYEIRAEEQRVQLFVNKVRTVDYTEREPGIDLKGLIALQIHGKCKAQISFRNITIEALPDALVPEEKDVLNRFGNPGATVAKHGPFKDGKFTLEKDEVIVMVGQENLVREQKVGEFEAIFSSSYSSKQPRFRSMAWEGDTVYEQWRDLNFGDWKAQLDSAGAGIVIAQFGQTESFDGVKRLSEFKAAYHRLLDQFSAQTPRLVLVSPMPFEKPEASHAPDLTKRNEDVKAYAEAVREIAKQRGAVFVDLFTPLSIPAAKARITDDGLHLNAWGLRVVAHEIARQLGASSSDADELAGLKSAIVEKNRLWFDCWRPANWSFVYGDRVTQMFGKPAQDAPSLRESFEARKPLVAKLDARIHSLAKGDKVKDEPKPATNVVTEKVLTAEEQMATFTVAEGYEMNLFASETEGVAKPTQFSWDERGRLYVACSPTYPQTVPGIKPSDFILVLEDTNGDGKADKSTRFAEGLTMVQGVEPGAGGVYVCDFDQIIHLKDTNGDGKADKKTVLFSGFGIGDTHQLANSICHGPDGALWFTQGLHAFSRVETAWGLARLEKAGVWKLNPRTQKMDAYFNGGKAGHNCWGVAFDDYLQIFHKSGDRPVGYYSVPGLVSLPDPDEYHPTGALFDTSPKTNSLEFIGTKALPDEIQGCALIGGYFGNVVELHRLSDDGSGFKSMQLPKLVKSSDASFRPVDVSVGPDGAMYLCDWFNPVIGHYQASYADPRRDRKHGRIWRITAKGHAPVKQPKLAGMKPAELLEQLKSPERWTRYQAKRLLFDAPTAAVLKAADEFISKNEDEHLLMEVCGVYESHESPNAELVKRLLKAKDARVRACGARSARSLDLLSQAVRDEHPRVRLEAVVACAHVAQPETVEVAVQALDQPMDKFLNYALKQVVKSLKPQFVPVLAKLSFGGNAKHAEYVKQIASAATAVDHPGKLVYDALCLNCHQPEGKGLPGVYPSIAGSDWVAGAPDRLIKMLTHGLSGPIRVNGQDFKQVAPLPMPPMGLNDQQVADVLSYVRANFDNKSPAITPEQVKTIRAAIQERATPWTAEDLAK, from the coding sequence ATGCGCCACCTCCCCCTGCTTGCGTTTGTTTCACTGCTGGCCTCCGCCTCTGCGGAGCCTGTGTCCCTGTTTGATGGCAAGACACTCAACGGCTGGGATGGAGAAAAGACCAAGGTCTGGCGGGTGCAAGACGGGGTGATCGTGGGCGGCTCGCTGGAGGGGAATCCGCAGAATGAGTTTCTGACCGCGAAGAAGGTGTACCGGAATTTCATCCTGCGGCTGGAATACAAGCTGGAAGGGACCGAGGGTTTTGTGAACGGTGGCGTGCAGTTCCGCAGCGTGCGAATCCCGCAGCCCCCCAATGAGATGAGCGGCTACCAGGCGGACATCGGGGCGGGTTACTCAGGCTGCCTGTACGACGAATCCCGGCGGAAGAAGATGCTGATGCAGCCTGCCAAAGAGCTGATCGAGAAAGCGGAGAAGCCGGGTGAGTGGAATACGTATGAGATACGCGCCGAGGAGCAGCGCGTGCAGTTGTTTGTGAACAAGGTGCGCACGGTGGACTACACCGAGCGTGAGCCAGGGATTGACCTGAAGGGACTGATCGCGCTGCAGATTCATGGCAAGTGCAAGGCCCAGATCTCGTTCCGCAACATCACGATTGAGGCGCTGCCGGATGCGCTGGTGCCCGAAGAGAAAGATGTGCTCAACCGCTTTGGGAATCCTGGCGCGACGGTGGCCAAGCATGGCCCGTTCAAGGATGGCAAATTTACCCTGGAGAAGGACGAGGTGATCGTGATGGTGGGTCAGGAGAACCTGGTGCGCGAGCAGAAGGTGGGAGAGTTTGAGGCGATTTTCAGCTCGTCGTATTCCAGTAAGCAGCCGCGTTTTCGCTCGATGGCCTGGGAGGGTGACACGGTCTATGAGCAGTGGCGGGATCTGAACTTTGGCGACTGGAAAGCGCAGCTGGACTCCGCTGGAGCGGGCATTGTGATTGCGCAGTTTGGCCAGACGGAGTCGTTTGACGGGGTGAAGAGGCTGTCGGAATTCAAGGCGGCCTACCATCGGCTGCTGGACCAGTTTTCCGCCCAGACGCCGCGCCTGGTGCTGGTGTCTCCCATGCCGTTTGAAAAGCCGGAGGCGTCGCATGCGCCGGATCTGACAAAGCGAAATGAGGATGTGAAGGCCTATGCCGAGGCGGTGCGCGAGATCGCCAAGCAACGGGGCGCTGTTTTTGTGGATCTCTTTACACCACTGTCCATACCTGCCGCGAAGGCACGCATCACTGACGACGGGCTGCATCTGAATGCCTGGGGCCTGCGTGTGGTGGCTCACGAGATCGCGCGACAACTCGGTGCATCATCCAGCGATGCCGATGAACTCGCCGGGCTGAAATCGGCGATCGTGGAAAAGAACCGCCTGTGGTTCGACTGCTGGCGCCCGGCCAACTGGTCCTTTGTCTATGGCGACCGTGTGACGCAGATGTTTGGCAAACCTGCACAAGATGCTCCTTCGCTGAGGGAGAGCTTTGAAGCCCGCAAGCCGCTGGTGGCCAAGCTGGACGCGCGCATTCACTCCCTGGCCAAGGGCGACAAAGTGAAGGACGAGCCGAAACCGGCGACGAATGTAGTGACGGAGAAGGTGCTCACCGCCGAGGAGCAGATGGCCACATTCACCGTGGCAGAGGGGTATGAGATGAATCTTTTTGCCTCGGAAACTGAAGGCGTGGCCAAGCCGACGCAGTTTTCCTGGGACGAGCGTGGCCGCCTGTATGTGGCCTGCTCTCCCACCTACCCTCAGACTGTGCCTGGCATCAAGCCCTCTGACTTCATTCTCGTGCTGGAGGACACCAATGGCGATGGCAAGGCGGACAAGTCCACACGCTTTGCCGAAGGCCTGACGATGGTGCAGGGTGTAGAGCCGGGCGCTGGCGGCGTCTATGTGTGTGACTTTGACCAGATTATCCATCTCAAGGACACGAACGGCGACGGCAAGGCAGACAAAAAGACTGTGCTCTTCTCCGGCTTTGGCATTGGCGACACGCACCAGTTGGCGAACTCCATCTGCCACGGCCCCGATGGCGCTCTGTGGTTCACGCAGGGCCTGCATGCCTTCTCCCGCGTGGAAACAGCCTGGGGGCTGGCACGACTGGAAAAAGCAGGCGTGTGGAAGCTGAACCCTCGCACCCAGAAAATGGACGCCTATTTCAATGGCGGCAAAGCTGGACACAACTGCTGGGGAGTGGCCTTTGATGATTACCTGCAGATCTTCCACAAAAGCGGCGACCGCCCGGTGGGGTACTACAGCGTGCCCGGCCTGGTGTCCCTGCCTGATCCGGATGAGTATCATCCCACGGGCGCGCTGTTTGACACCAGCCCCAAGACCAACAGCCTGGAATTCATCGGCACCAAGGCGCTGCCGGACGAAATCCAGGGCTGTGCGCTGATCGGCGGCTACTTTGGCAATGTGGTGGAGCTGCATCGCCTCTCGGATGACGGCTCCGGTTTCAAGAGCATGCAACTGCCCAAGCTGGTGAAATCCAGCGATGCCTCATTCCGCCCGGTGGATGTGAGCGTGGGCCCTGATGGCGCGATGTATCTGTGTGACTGGTTTAATCCTGTGATCGGCCACTACCAGGCCAGCTACGCCGACCCACGCCGCGACCGCAAACATGGACGCATCTGGCGTATCACCGCCAAAGGCCACGCGCCTGTGAAGCAGCCCAAGCTGGCCGGCATGAAGCCCGCAGAGCTGCTGGAGCAGCTGAAGTCCCCCGAACGCTGGACACGCTACCAAGCCAAGCGCCTGCTGTTTGACGCCCCGACGGCTGCCGTCCTGAAAGCGGCGGATGAGTTCATCTCCAAAAACGAGGACGAGCACCTGCTGATGGAAGTCTGTGGTGTGTATGAATCCCACGAGTCGCCCAATGCGGAGCTGGTGAAGCGCCTGCTCAAGGCCAAGGACGCCCGTGTGCGTGCCTGCGGCGCACGGTCCGCAAGATCGCTGGATCTGCTGAGCCAGGCCGTGCGGGACGAACATCCACGTGTGCGCCTGGAGGCCGTGGTGGCCTGCGCCCATGTGGCCCAGCCCGAGACGGTGGAGGTGGCGGTGCAGGCACTCGACCAGCCCATGGACAAATTCCTCAACTATGCACTGAAGCAGGTGGTGAAGAGCCTCAAGCCTCAGTTTGTACCGGTCTTGGCCAAGCTCTCCTTTGGCGGCAATGCCAAGCACGCCGAATATGTGAAGCAGATCGCCAGCGCGGCGACTGCCGTCGATCATCCGGGCAAACTGGTGTATGATGCGCTCTGCCTGAACTGCCACCAGCCCGAGGGCAAGGGGCTGCCGGGTGTGTATCCGTCCATCGCAGGCAGCGACTGGGTGGCTGGCGCCCCTGACCGCCTGATCAAAATGCTGACCCACGGACTCAGCGGCCCGATCCGCGTGAACGGGCAGGATTTCAAGCAGGTGGCCCCCCTGCCCATGCCACCCATGGGCCTGAATGACCAGCAGGTGGCAGATGTTCTGAGCTACGTGCGGGCCAATTTTGACAACAAGTCCCCCGCTATCACGCCCGAGCAGGTGAAAACCATCCGCGCAGCCATTCAGGAACGCGCCACGCCCTGGACTGCGGAGGACCTGGCCAAATAA